A window of the Archocentrus centrarchus isolate MPI-CPG fArcCen1 chromosome 17, fArcCen1, whole genome shotgun sequence genome harbors these coding sequences:
- the LOC115795831 gene encoding zinc finger protein 184-like isoform X2, with protein sequence MKCEEEEGLDDQQVCNQERNSSLDQEDSDSSQIKEEREELWTSPEGEQLVVKQEAEGIIVWTGEERLRLLDTIWKPEIKLHNKDFPDQKPCEEEEVLMEQQVCNQERNSSPDQEDLDSPQIKEEPEELCTSQEGEQLILKEESDAFRVNRIYEESETEANSDQILSRNCFEAEIRDQEESRHVDSGSTRNGNTKRRYQKRKNRADNQPASDSQCKKSLKCDLCSKTFQYKSKLTKHLRVHTGEKPYSCSTCGKGFSQMIHLKTHMRIHTGEKPYPCSNCGRGFSQMIHLKTHMRIHTES encoded by the exons ATGAagtgtgaggaggaggagggtctGGATGACCAGCAGGTCTGTAACCAGGAGAGGAACTCCAGTCTGGACCAGGAGGACTCAGATTCttcacagattaaagaggaacgGGAGGAACTCTGGACCAGTCCGGAGGGAGAGCAGCTTGTAGTGAAGCAGGAGGCCGAAGGCATCATCGTCTGGACCGGGGAAGAGCGTCTCAGACTGCTGGATACAATCTGGAAACCTGAAATAAAGTTGCATAACAAAG ACTTTCCAGATCAAAAGCcctgtgaggaggaggaggttctAATGGAGCAACAGGTCTGCAACCAGGAGAGGAACTCCAGTCCGGACCAGGAGGACCTGGATtctccacagattaaagaggaaccagaggaactctgcaccagtcaggagggagagcagcttaTACTGAAGGAGGAGAGTGATGCTTTTAGGGTGAATCGTATTTATGAGGAAAGtgaaacagaagcaaacagTGACCAGATCCTTTCTCGCAACTGTTTTGAAGCAGAGATCCGAGATCAGGAAGAAAGCAGGCATGTGGACTCAGGATCAACTAGAAATGGAAACACAAAGAGGAGATatcagaagagaaaaaacagagCCGACAACCAGCCCGCATCAGATAGTCAGtgtaaaaagtctttaaaatgtgacctttgtAGCAAAACCTTTCAGTATAAATCCAAACTGACTAAACATCTAAGagttcacacaggtgagaaacctTATTCTtgtagcacctgtgggaaaGGATTCAGTCAGATGATACACTTGAAAACTCACATGAGaatccacacaggtgagaagccatatCCATGTAGCAACTGTGGGAGAGGATTCAGTCAGATGATACACTTGAAAACTCACATGCGaatccacacag
- the LOC115795831 gene encoding gastrula zinc finger protein XlCGF57.1-like isoform X1 → MKCEEEEGLDDQQVCNQERNSSLDQEDSDSSQIKEEREELWTSPEGEQLVVKQEAEGIIVWTGEERLRLLDTIWKPEIKLHNKDFPDQKPCEEEEVLMEQQVCNQERNSSPDQEDLDSPQIKEEPEELCTSQEGEQLILKEESDAFRVNRIYEESETEANSDQILSRNCFEAEIRDQEESRHVDSGSTRNGNTKRRYQKRKNRADNQPASDSQCKKSLKCDLCSKTFQYKSKLTKHLRVHTGEKPYSCSTCGKGFSQMIHLKTHMRIHTGEKPYPCSNCGRGFSQMIHLKTHMRIHTGEKPYSCRACGKRFSDSSAFKAHMRIHTGEKPHSCIMCGKRFSHKSGLETHMRTHTGEKPHSCSTCGKRFSHMINLKTHMRIHTGEKPHSCSTCGKRFSHIVNLNTHIKSHTGEKPYSCSLCGKRFIQMIQLKGHMRVHTGEKPYLCSTCRKGFSDMMNLKTHMKIHTGEKLHSCCTCGKRFIQRIHLKTHMKTHTGEKPHLCTTCGKRFSQMTHLKSHTRIHTSVRELSDA, encoded by the exons ATGAagtgtgaggaggaggagggtctGGATGACCAGCAGGTCTGTAACCAGGAGAGGAACTCCAGTCTGGACCAGGAGGACTCAGATTCttcacagattaaagaggaacgGGAGGAACTCTGGACCAGTCCGGAGGGAGAGCAGCTTGTAGTGAAGCAGGAGGCCGAAGGCATCATCGTCTGGACCGGGGAAGAGCGTCTCAGACTGCTGGATACAATCTGGAAACCTGAAATAAAGTTGCATAACAAAG ACTTTCCAGATCAAAAGCcctgtgaggaggaggaggttctAATGGAGCAACAGGTCTGCAACCAGGAGAGGAACTCCAGTCCGGACCAGGAGGACCTGGATtctccacagattaaagaggaaccagaggaactctgcaccagtcaggagggagagcagcttaTACTGAAGGAGGAGAGTGATGCTTTTAGGGTGAATCGTATTTATGAGGAAAGtgaaacagaagcaaacagTGACCAGATCCTTTCTCGCAACTGTTTTGAAGCAGAGATCCGAGATCAGGAAGAAAGCAGGCATGTGGACTCAGGATCAACTAGAAATGGAAACACAAAGAGGAGATatcagaagagaaaaaacagagCCGACAACCAGCCCGCATCAGATAGTCAGtgtaaaaagtctttaaaatgtgacctttgtAGCAAAACCTTTCAGTATAAATCCAAACTGACTAAACATCTAAGagttcacacaggtgagaaacctTATTCTtgtagcacctgtgggaaaGGATTCAGTCAGATGATACACTTGAAAACTCACATGAGaatccacacaggtgagaagccatatCCATGTAGCAACTGTGGGAGAGGATTCAGTCAGATGATACACTTGAAAACTCACATGCGaatccacacaggtgagaaaccgTACTCTTGTCGTGCATGTGGGAAAAGATTTAGCGACTCATCAGCATTTAAAGCTCAcatgagaattcacacaggtgagaagccacatTCTTGTATCATGTGTGGTAAACGATTCAGTCACAAATCAGGACTGGAAACTCACATGAGAACCCAtacaggtgagaagccacaCTCTTGTAGCACCTGTGGTAAAAGATTCAGTCATATGATAAACTTGAAAACTCACATGAggattcacacaggtgagaagccacatTCTTGTAGCACCTGTGGAAAACGATTCAGCCATATTGTGAACTTGAACACCCACATAAAAagccacacaggtgagaagccgtaTTCCTGTAGCCTTTGCGGGAAAAGATTCATTCAGATGATACAACTGAAAGGTCACATGAGAGTTCATACAGGTGAGAAGCCCTATTTGTGTAGCACCTGTAGAAAAGGCTTTAGTGACATGATGAACTTGAAAACTCATATGAAaatccacacaggtgagaagctgCATTCATGCTGTACATGTGGGAAAAGATTCATTCAGAGGATACACTTGAAAACTCACATGAAAACCCACACAGGTGAAAAGCCACATTTGTGTACCACATGTGGGAAAAGATTCAGTCAGATGACACACTTGAAAAGTCACACGAGAATTCATACAAGTGTGAGAGAGCTTTCAGACGCCTGA